In the Mastacembelus armatus chromosome 16, fMasArm1.2, whole genome shotgun sequence genome, GATGGACCCAGCACACTCAGTTTGGAGGATGATGAGGAGCTTTCAGCAGCCAATCACTGGTTGCTGCCTGCAGGTGgcatacattatttattataatggATCCTTTCTAACCTTTTAAAACAATTGTTTTAGAATTTCCCTGTAATCCTACACAGGATAAGTATTTTGTAAAGATATACAAGAACTCTGTTAAGCATTAATGGACAGTGATAAACTAgtcatattttctttgtgttaagGTTTTTTTAAGTGCGTCTGTTAGCATGGTAAACATGCTGTTTGTACGTTTGTTATATTTTCAGCACAGCAGTCTTGTGCTGCTTGAAACGCCTCTTTTCCCTCTTTAAAAGTACATCATATCTGAATATTACCCTACATTTTTTTCATAGCTGAATTCAATGGAATTTGGGAAAGCCTGGTATATGAGAGTGGAGTCAAAACCCAGGTAAAAATATAATAGAAGCTGAGAGATGACAGAAACGATTTTGTACCTTTTTCATACTACTAAACTTAATTCTTTCAGCTCCTGGATTATGTCACAACAACTATTCACTTCTCTGACAAAAATGTCGATAGCAACCTGATTTCGTGGAACCGTGTTGTGCTGCTTCACGGTACAGTAAATAACTACTAACGGGAACTTCCTGATTGTGGTCCTGAAAGGGGTGATTTGTGCAAAATAACTGCTTGATcgctttgtgttttcaggacCTCCAGGCACAGGGAAAACATCACTGTGCAAAGCTCTTGCCCAGAAGCTGTCAATCAGACTGTCGAGTCGGTAAGGCAGTTCTCATTTTAGTGAAACCACTTAGACCTAAATGCACCTGCTCTTTCAATTTCACCATTTGCTTCTCTCCCTGCAGCTATTCTTATGGACAATTTGTCGAGATAAATAGCCACAGCTTGTTCTCAAAGTGGTTCTCAGAGGTACAGTAAATCTGGGCTCCTTTTTGTATTAAGTTCAATTGGAGGCTCTTCTAGATTAAACCAGTTTTGGTAGCTAATTATGCTTCTTTATTACAGAGTGGCAAGCTGGTCACTAAGATGTTTCAGAAGATTCAGCAACTGATTGATGACAAAAATGCGCTTGTGTTTGTTCTGATTGATGAGGTAAGAATGTTGGGAAACTGGCTTGGTCCGAGACcctaaaatgtgttctttttctATGCATTTGCCTTTATATTTACTCGAATACCACAGAAAACTTTCCTTTTTACTTGTTATACCTTAGTTTTTGCATGTTCAGGAGTGGTTCTGCTGTGACTGAGGCTACTTCTTTTCTGAATCTGTTGTAATTAGGTggagagtctgacagcagctaGAAATTCCTGTCAGGTGGGAACGGAGCCTTCTGATGCCATTAGAGTGGTAAACTCTGTCCTCACTCAGCTGGACCAGATCAAACGGTCAGAAATGAATATTATTAATCTCTCTGCTGGAGCCCATGTGTCTAGAAGCTTTAGCTTAGAATTCATGGAACCTTTGATTAGTATTTTTGCTGGATAATCTAGCATCAGACTTTTACTTCATCCTGTTTGCACAAGTATCTTGTATGTTGACATTTGGACTCATGTTCCAGACATTCAAATGTTGTGATCCTGACTACGTCAAATGTAACAGAGAAGATTGATTTGGCGTTTGTGGACAGAGCTGACATCAAGCAGTACATTGGCCCCCCATCTGAGAAGGGCATCTACAACATTTACCTCTCCTGCTTGGAGGAGCTGATGAAGGTGAACAAACAGTCTAGTAACCATTTGTTACATGCAAGTGCACATCATCTCTAATGCGACACACATCTGCTGTAAGAAGTCTTTAAATTTTAggtttcatgttgtttttaagaATAACACTTGGGTACCAATAGGTTTCATAATTCTACAAATCTACCAGAAATTGTTTTTGTAAGAGTTTTGTAGAAATATTAGTATCTTGATACAAGATTGCAGAAATAAGGTGTAAAGCAGGATATGAGCTAATCAAAGTGTTGGTGGGTTGGCACCATCGGTGACCTACTGTCATTTTGTACTTTATTGTGATGCAAATgtattgaaaaaacaaacttgacCACCTTAgcacttgtttgttgtttggatTCTATGAACTTACTGACTACCCAAGAGTTATATATGTTTTTCATCATATGtgtttaatatataaattatatacatCACCACATGTTTAGCCTGACTTACAGGAGGCTTCAAAAGATAATCACAAGCATCAGCAATACAGAAGCAACACTTCTAGTTCAATAGGGGGAGGAGATAAAATGGAATTTCTATTTGTCTGCTTCATGATGTGTGCAGTGCCAGATCATCTACCCACGGCAGCAACTGTTTACCATGTTTGAGCTTGAGACGATGGGGTTTGCTGAGAGTGAGGTGTCTGAACACAGTCTGAACCTGAGACATATTGCTTTGTGAGTACAGCCCGTAATGCAATAGCGCCCAAATCACAGTTTTTGTGCTTTACTCATAACATTTGAGAAATGAAACAGCCAGAggctaatgctttgtttttcttatagAAAAAGCAAAGGTTTGAGTGGAAGAGCACTCAGGAAGTTACCATTCCTAGCTCATGCAATGTTTGTGAAGGTAAgcgtttgattttattttgcagagTATAGGTTAAATaaaaggttgttttttgttttttgctttttttaacaCAGTTTGTCTGCAGGCACCAACAGTGACTCTTGAGAGGTTTCTAGAGGCTCTGGACCAAGCAGTGGATaaacagagggaggaaaaatCTAACCTGTTAAACGGTGTCTGAACTTCTGAAAGTGCCCAAAGGCTGACGCATGATTGTTCATCAGGTTTCAATaccacattttgtttgtttgtcatttaGAAAGCTACAACCCTTACATCCTTTTATAAAGTTTAATCTGGCAGCACAACATCAAATACATTGGGAATTAACAGCGTTTAAAAAAAGCTATATATAACATCTTTATTCAGGTAATGTTTTTGGTGCTATTACCTTAAAAGACCAAATGTATATTGGTTTCAAAAGAGATAGTTTGGTTTAAGATGCTCTGAATTTCTTTGTGCTATTAACGGTTTACtctgtttgatattttatgtaACATGCAGCTTTAACCTCAAGTGTCAGCTTTTTTTGGGTTCCTATGTTAAAGGGATAGTGCAGATTTTATTTGCCATCACTTACTTTCTTGTAGGGACGTTGGTGCGAGAACAGCAGCTCAGTCGGTGGATAGATTTGTTAGCGATATCCCAGTGAGATAGCAGCTTGTTAGACAAGCAGTTTCACAATGAGCCTAAAGcttcagaaacacagagagcatAATGCAATTTATTGTGGAAGCTTAATGTGTCTGGCTGATGTGTTGTGGTTTAAATTCGTACTGTTAAGCTGCTTGTAGAGAAGTCTCTATGCATCTGTAGACTAAGCTCTTGTCCATGCAGCACGCCACCTTGTCTTAGCAATTGTGAACTGACCCTTCAACGTGCTATTTTTGTGTtcatccatttttttaaaaagggggaAATTTCTCTTAGTCCATTAGTTTAAAGAAACTCTTACTTTTTCATTGACAGTTGTATATTCATGCTAAGAACAATTTCTCCTTAAACTGTTTATTAcaactttattttgtataaatcATTGTAATAAACAGTGCTATTTATGCCTTTGTGTGTTGCTGAAATGCTTTTGCCTTGACCTGCCACTTGATGGCGCACACATGCTGTCACATGGAGAGACTGATTTcatataatgcattttaaatgataCATGACAATCACAATAAATTCAGTAAGTGAAAATGCTCACAACAGTGAAACAAGGTTGTGTTTGATCTGGAGCCTGTCTTATGTAAGTAACATCTCAGTAAAACCAGAAACCctgtcaaacagaaaatgtatatttacaaATCAGAAACTAAAAACCTAAAGTGCAGTTATGCAGCTAATGCTGATCTTTCTATGAGCCAGGTCCTTGTATaggaatttaaaatgatgcattgtcataatgtttgtgtttgttgctgctgccaATTTGACCTAGAAGTAAAACTGGTGAGAGATGATCCGGTTTTGAAGTACAACTCATACACAGTTTACATAAACGGATGAGTGACTTCAGTGTTCGTATGAACATGTTTTGCATTCTGtgaatgtgctgctgctttgcaTGTCAGCTGCCAGGTTCAGACAATGTGccctttgtttgttgttgggcAACAGCTTTTTCACTCCGCTTCAAAGGTGGATTCTGTAGGCTGTTCCTGAATGTAAATGGaaagcaaacactgagttcatcTTTGTTCACACGCTTCATACATACACAGTCACATCACTGTCAGTTTTACAATGACTTTTATTGGGTGTTTCGTTGAGCCCGTATCACAAGAAATTTTAGTGGAGTAAATTTAACTGGCAACACTTCATCACTGAGGTCAAACAAGAGACCAGtactctttctgttttcttaaatattgggtttcattaaaaaaaaccaactTGGATTGAATGGATTTCTCCTTGCACATAAAGCCCTCATTTCAATGAAGAAACAACTGTTGGTGTGATCTATCACTTTATATTCTTCACCTAATTGTCTAATGCCCacacttttcatttgtaaattaaAAGTTTTTGTGTGAGATGAATCAGATGAGGAAATGCCTTTTTTTCTGTATAATCAGTGATCACAaagtggagacagaaaaaaaggcaactagagaaaagaaaagttgtAGGAATGGGCATGGTAAATAAAACCATAATTACTCTGTCTGGAGGCCTTTTTCTTTTGACTGTAGTTGGTCCAAAATCAGGCAGCTGTTAAAAGGCAATCGAGATGAAGAAGGAAGAGAAGTCAAAAGCCTCATTGTTACAGGGTTTTATCACCATTTCAAGCTgtttgaaatgtcagaaaactccaaagaaaacaaacagtctgATGTTTATCCTCTCAGCTGTTGTTCAGGTACATGGCTGAAAGCAATGGAATATCACTGAACGTGCCAATGGTGATTCACATAGGAGATTAacttacacacatgcagtacTTATAGACATATTAAGAGGAAATTGAACAAAGCTGCTCATAAAACCATGGAAACTATTTCTTTCCACAGATTAAATGTAAGTTTTAAAGAGGTTATTGGTTTTAAATGTAATCATGCATAACCTGACACGAGTTTAgaaacattttgctgttttgccAGTATAATGATCCACGTTCTCCACGCAAACACATAATGAGAGTCCATAAAACTTAAGCTGTCGGGGCTCAATTCTTCATCTACATGACAGCCTTTGATGATAAATCAGGACTTTCATCCAAGTGAATATTATCCTTAAAAGACAACTTCAGCTTTATTTCTGTTCCCAAACTAAACTATCCTGTCAGAAGCAGTTGTTTCTGGTAGAGGTCTGAGATTTCAGTGTGTCTGTCATCCATTTACACCAGACGTTAGAAGGAGtagatgagagaaaaataaaaacttgtaAAAAGGCAGAAGAGTGGGAGCCAGGCTGTATAAAGAAATGGTGGTAATTAGGCAAGGCAAGTAGGATCAAAGAAAGCTGCCATCAATGAGCTACGCAAATGTTGGCACATTCTGACAACCACAGACGTGATGTGAGAGGCCTGTGTCTGTAAGGTGTCAAATGGCAGACAACTGACAGGAAGAGCCGCATAGCTGCACTCTACCTTCATCGAGGTATGGTACAGTACCAACCTCAAAGAAAATAGGATGATCTACCAGTCACTGTTTGGGTAATAAAGGATAAAGATAACAAGGTGTAGTGCATGGGCTGTAATTTCTTATGTGGCAGCAGCATTTTGGAGTGTGAGGAAATGAGTGAGCGAATAATAACGACTTATGCCTTGATAACATGCAGAGGATCAAAATCTCTTCTCCTTTTTGAGTGGAATATTTACAAAACACTAACATCAGATCCATGTTTTCATACAGAGCAAACGGTTGGCTTACTAAATGAACATTCATAACTTCAGACATGTGTCCCGTGCCAAAGAAAGCGATCTATAAAACTGCAGAAGGACTTTTGATGTGTGCTGGGTCAGACTACAGCACGTCCTTCCTAGTAGTTACATAATGGGCATTATTGTTTCACAGGCAGTGAGTGGTCAGCATAGAGCAATCACTTCtttatcaaaatgtaatttcagttGACACAGTGCAGCATAAATGATTCCTCTCATAATTTATTAATCATACTGATGGAGAGAAACTTGACTTAGAAATAAAATGACGGAAATCAGGTAATACcgtaataaaatattttcatttacaaaaaaacatgaatggaGCTGTACAGACACTTACACCAACAGAGGACGTGGTTTTACCCTCAACTATACAAAACCTGCCAAACCAGCCTGCAGTGCGTCAAGCTCAACAAACTCAGACCGGAAAGTAAATGAATGTGCTTTTCAAAATAGTATCAAAGAAGTAAAGATATATTTTGCTCAGtgatttaattatatttttaaacaaatgtattaaatttCATACAGCTGAAAGGAGCCAAAATGAACATGtttgtcaacaaaaatgttCTAATTGCAAATATGAAGATGTTCCGTCATAAAATGGTAGTCGGTGCTAAACCTTCACCGCAGGTTAATGTGCCAGTTGCTTCcctgtgtttctaatttaagCTGTATATTTATGTAGAGCTATTTCATTTGGAAGCACTCATTTATTCCAATATTTTGAACACGTCTCCGCTCAATTCAAGCTTTCATCAAcgaggtgttttatttttaaaaggctCAACCGGAAGTTCCCCAGGTGTTTCGGCAGGTCTTACACTTGGTCCTCGGTCTCTGCTGCGGTCGCACCGCTTCCACATTCAGTTGGACCGCGGAGAAACACGGAGACACGTTTTGCAGCTTCGCCCCGTTTCTGCTCAGATGCATCAATGAAGCGTCAACCGAACCGAACCGAACCTTTGGGTGAAGCTGGAGGCTGCACAACAAACACGATGTGAACATGTTGAGTCGGTGACTGTTTCATCCTTGTCGGATTTTGTCGGAAGGGTTTAAAATGGGCAAACTACAGTCAAAACACGgtaagagagagaaagcatCGACTGGTCGCATTTAAAGTGTTTCcttttgcaaaaacaaaaactactgtctgttttgtttccGATGACCCAAAGCCTGTAAGCGCAGAGAAAACCCTGAAGGTGAGGAAAGATCATTTCGAACAGTTTATAAACGccaatagtaataataatgatccgTTACTGATCGAtgtgtctgctgctctctggtGTCCCAGGGGACAGTTTTGTGGTGAACGCCTTCCTCCGGAGAGGGATGGAGGAATGTGAGCGGTACAACGATCACAAGCTGAAGAACATGCAGGTATCAGGCTCGTTTTCTCTGATGATGAGCCCAACAATAAAATCAGCTTCTTTTTAACTTGTGTTTTGATGAAGACTAAACCAGTTC is a window encoding:
- the trip13 gene encoding pachytene checkpoint protein 2 homolog isoform X1, translated to MLANASMDVKSFTGMDGNRSELVTQNQNIHVEVHVKSHSTAKLSDVRMHVLALLNRHSVVFGNYRWTEFDEEFLRKHVESVAVVDLEEIVTQPLDLKSCSISVHIFALNEDGPSTLSLEDDEELSAANHWLLPAAEFNGIWESLVYESGVKTQLLDYVTTTIHFSDKNVDSNLISWNRVVLLHGPPGTGKTSLCKALAQKLSIRLSSRYSYGQFVEINSHSLFSKWFSESGKLVTKMFQKIQQLIDDKNALVFVLIDEVESLTAARNSCQVGTEPSDAIRVVNSVLTQLDQIKRHSNVVILTTSNVTEKIDLAFVDRADIKQYIGPPSEKGIYNIYLSCLEELMKCQIIYPRQQLFTMFELETMGFAESEVSEHSLNLRHIALKSKGLSGRALRKLPFLAHAMFVKAPTVTLERFLEALDQAVDKQREEKSNLLNGV
- the trip13 gene encoding pachytene checkpoint protein 2 homolog isoform X2, which produces MDGNRSELVTQNQNIHVEVHVKSHSTAKLSDVRMHVLALLNRHSVVFGNYRWTEFDEEFLRKHVESVAVVDLEEIVTQPLDLKSCSISVHIFALNEDGPSTLSLEDDEELSAANHWLLPAAEFNGIWESLVYESGVKTQLLDYVTTTIHFSDKNVDSNLISWNRVVLLHGPPGTGKTSLCKALAQKLSIRLSSRYSYGQFVEINSHSLFSKWFSESGKLVTKMFQKIQQLIDDKNALVFVLIDEVESLTAARNSCQVGTEPSDAIRVVNSVLTQLDQIKRHSNVVILTTSNVTEKIDLAFVDRADIKQYIGPPSEKGIYNIYLSCLEELMKCQIIYPRQQLFTMFELETMGFAESEVSEHSLNLRHIALKSKGLSGRALRKLPFLAHAMFVKAPTVTLERFLEALDQAVDKQREEKSNLLNGV